GGAGGCGGCCGACTTCTACGACGTGCTGCTGAACCGCCTGTTCGCGGACCCGCTGCTGCTGGGCCGGTACCCGGAGGGCATCGGCGAGCTGATGCCGGGGGACGTCGAGGCCGACCTGAAGGTGATCGCCGAGCCGCTCGACTGGTACGGGATCAACTACTACGCGCCGACCCGGGTGGGCGCCCCGCAGGGCGCGGAGATCGAGTTCGGCGGGGTCACCATGCCCGCCGAACTCCCCTTCTCCGTGCGGGAGATCGAGGGCCACCCGGTCACCGACTTCGGCTGGCCCGTCGTCCCCGAGGGCCTCACCGAACTCCTCACCGGCTTCCGCGACCGGTACGGCGACCGGCTCCCGCCCGTCGTCATCACCGAGAACGGCTGCTCCTACCCGGGCATCGACGACCAGGAGCGCATCGCCTACCTCGACGGGCACATCCGGGCGCTGCACCGGGCGGTGGCGGCGGGCGTCGACGTGCGCGGCTACTTCGTGTGGTCCCTGCTCGACAACTTCGAGTGGGCGGAGGGCTACGCACGCCGCTTCGGCCTGGTCCACGTCGACTTCGAGACCCTGGAGCGGACCCCGAAGGCCTCCTACCGCTGGTACCGGGAGCTGCTGCGGGCGCAGGCGCCTACGGCTTGATGCCGACCCCGGTCCACAGGCTGACCTCGGCGTCCGTCGGGGCCTCGCCGTCGGTGGCGTCGGGCCGCCAGCGGTGTCCGACGGCGATGCCCGGGTCGAGCAGCTCCAGGCCGTCGAAGAAGCGGGCGACGTCCTCCCGGGAGCGGAACTGCACCGGCGTGCCGGCCGTGGTGTAGATGTCGGTGACCTTCTGCCAGGTGGCGGGGTCGAAGTCGGGCGTGCAGTGGCTCAGCGCGAGGGCGCTGCCCGAGGGCAGGGCGTCCAGCAGGCGGCGCACGATGCCGTACGGGTCCTGGGCGTCGGTGACGAAGTGCATCAGGGCGTTGAGGGACAGCGCCACCGGGCGGTCGAGGTCCAGGACCTCGGCCAGCTCGGGCGCGTTCAGGAGCGAGGCGGGGTCGTTGACGTCGGCCTCTATGTACGTGGTGCGGCCCTCCGCCGAGCTGCGCATCAGGCGCTCGGCGTACTTGAGGACGAGCGGGTCGTTGTCGGCGTAGACGACCCGGGCGTCGGGGACCACGGACTGGGCGACCTGGTGCAGGTTGGGCTCGGTGGGGATGCCGGTGCCGATGTCCAGCCACTGCCGGATGCCGTGCTCCCGGGCCAGGACCCGGGTGGCGCGGTGCATGAAGGCCCGGTTCTCGCGGGCGCACACGAAGATGGCGGGGTAGGCCTCGGCGACTCGCTCGGCGGCCTGCTTGTCGACCTCGAAGTGGTCCTTGCCGCCGAGGTAGTAGTCGTACATGCGGGCGGAGTGCGGCCTGCTGGTGTCGATGTCCCGCGCGGCCTGCGAGTGGGTCATGGGGGGGGTGCCTCTCGGTGGGGGGTGGTGGTGCGCCGGCGGTGCCGGGCGGGGGCGGCCCGGTGGGTTCCGTCGGTGGTCACGTGCGGACGGCGAGTCCGGTTCAGTGGGCTTTCAGCGGGCCGTCAGATGGTCGGCGAGGCCCTGCTTGACCCCCGCGACGAACGCGGTGATCTCCTCGGGCGTGTAGATCAGGGCGGGACCGGCCGGGTCCGCCGACTGGCGGACCGCCACGCGGCCGTCGGCGAGCTGCTTCGTCTCGACGCACTGGCCCCCGTTGGGGCCGCTCCACGGACGTTCCCAGCCCTGTTCCCCGAGGTCCGACGCGGGCATCCCGTTGTAGACGGTGCCCTGGGCGATGGTCATGAGTACTCCTTCCGCATGCGGTTCAACAGCGCCTTGCTGTCCGCGGACGAGGTCTTCAGCGACAGCCGGTTGTGCGCCTCCAGATGGGCCACGACGTCGGCGCGCTGGTCCAGGTAGACGGAGGCGGAGAGGATCTCGCTGTAGACGATGTCGGGCAGCTCCCGCTCCTCGAACCGGAAGTAGGTGAAGGGCGCGCACGCCCCGACGTGGGCGCCGGCGGAGAACGGCACGATGTCGACGCTGACGTGCTCCAGCTCGGACACCTCCAGCAGCCGGTCGATCTGCTCCCGCATCACCTCGGGGCCGCCCACCACGCGGTGCAGCACGGCCTCCTCCATCACCACCCACAGCGTGGGCGCGTCCGGCTTCGTGAGCAGGCTCTGGCGGCGCAGCCGCAGCTCCACGCGCCGGTCGAGGTCGTCCTCGCTGTCGTTGGGGAAGCCGCCGCGCAGTACGGCGCGCGCGTATCCGGGGGTCTGGAGCAGGCCGGTGACGTACTGCGGCTCGTAGGTGCGCAGGGTTCTGGCGCCGGTCTCCAGGCTGACGTAGGCGGTGAACCAGGACGGCATCACGTCCCGGTAGGGGTGCCACCAGCCGGGCTCGTTGGCCCGCTCGGCCAGGGCGACGAACTCGTCGATCTCCTGCCGGCCCGCGCCGTAGGTCTCCAGCAGTTTCTCGACGTAGAGGATCTTCAGGCCGACCTCGGCCTTCTCCAGGCGGCGGATGGTCAGCGGTGTCACGCGCAGGGCCTTGGCCGCGTCGTCGAGGGAGAGGCCCGCGGCCTGCCGGGCCTCCTGGAGCCGGCGGCCGAGGATCATGCGGAGGACGGTGGGGGCGCCGGTGCCTGATCGCGCGTCGTTCACGCACTGCCTCCCTGAGGGGTTGTCACCGGCGTGGGCTTCGAAAGGAGTCGATCGTTCCGCCGTATCCGCGGGCGGGGCGATACCGTCCTTCTGAAATTATCAGGGAGATGGTTGCAGCGTGAACTGCACTGCGCGCATAGTTGCTTCTGTGACCAGGAGCCGGAACTGCGAACTCCCCTTGTCCGGACGGTCCGTTGTCCGCTCGTCCCTTCCATGACTGCGCCCATCCCCCACGGAAGGCGAACGC
This genomic stretch from Streptomyces sp. Go-475 harbors:
- a CDS encoding DUF397 domain-containing protein, whose translation is MTIAQGTVYNGMPASDLGEQGWERPWSGPNGGQCVETKQLADGRVAVRQSADPAGPALIYTPEEITAFVAGVKQGLADHLTAR
- a CDS encoding helix-turn-helix transcriptional regulator, whose amino-acid sequence is MNDARSGTGAPTVLRMILGRRLQEARQAAGLSLDDAAKALRVTPLTIRRLEKAEVGLKILYVEKLLETYGAGRQEIDEFVALAERANEPGWWHPYRDVMPSWFTAYVSLETGARTLRTYEPQYVTGLLQTPGYARAVLRGGFPNDSEDDLDRRVELRLRRQSLLTKPDAPTLWVVMEEAVLHRVVGGPEVMREQIDRLLEVSELEHVSVDIVPFSAGAHVGACAPFTYFRFEERELPDIVYSEILSASVYLDQRADVVAHLEAHNRLSLKTSSADSKALLNRMRKEYS
- a CDS encoding SAM-dependent methyltransferase, producing MTHSQAARDIDTSRPHSARMYDYYLGGKDHFEVDKQAAERVAEAYPAIFVCARENRAFMHRATRVLAREHGIRQWLDIGTGIPTEPNLHQVAQSVVPDARVVYADNDPLVLKYAERLMRSSAEGRTTYIEADVNDPASLLNAPELAEVLDLDRPVALSLNALMHFVTDAQDPYGIVRRLLDALPSGSALALSHCTPDFDPATWQKVTDIYTTAGTPVQFRSREDVARFFDGLELLDPGIAVGHRWRPDATDGEAPTDAEVSLWTGVGIKP